The Clostridium botulinum BKT015925 genome includes the window ATAGACAAGACCAAATTGATGGTGGAATGTGTGTAGAATTATACTATGAATTTTTAACTAATAAAGATATAAGATTAAGAGAAGTGATAATGCTTCATAATTATGAAGATGTATTAAACTTACCTTTTATATTCAAACTTACATATGATGTTAAAAAAGATAACAATTTAAAAAGAGAAGATTGTATTACTAAAAGGCAATTAGATTATTTAAGATACTTATTAAGAAAAAATCAAATTACTATTAAGAGTGATTTAAAAAGGATGTCTAAAAAAGCAGCATCTAGAATTATAGATAGTATTATAAGAGGAGAAATAGACATTTCTAAATTTAATGATATTATAAATGATAGTTATTAATATAAAAAATAATGTCCATGTGTTACATATACATTGGACATTATTTTTATATTAATAAAAATTTATTTGTTGTTTTCTATGTTATCTTTTTCTGAGTTTTTTTCTTCTGAATCTAAATTATACATAGCACAGTGAGATGAACAACTTCCGCAATCACATCCACCACCAGAGGCTTTTTTCTTAAAACTTCTTACAAGTATAAAGACTGCAAGAATACCAAGTATTATTACAAATAGTTTTTCCACAAAAACACCTCTTTTACATAATAAATTTAATACAAGTTACATGATAAAATTTCCTATATTATAGACTAAAAACGAAATTCCCCAAGCTAAAATAAGCTGGTATACAACAGAGAAAATGGTCATTTTATTTCCAAATTCTTTTTTCATTGTTCCTATAGTTGTTATACAAGGAGTGTATAAAAGTGTAAATGTTAGGAAAGCATAAGCTGAAACTGTTGTAAAATATTGAGGTAAAAGCACTTGAAGATTACCTCCAAATATAACTTCCATAGTACTTACAACAACTTCTTTTGCCATAAGTCCAGCAAGTAGAGAAACTGAAGACTGCCAATTTCCAAATCCTAAAGGTTTGAATATAGGTGTTAATGCTCTTCCTATATATGCAAGAAAGCTATTATTAATTTCAGTTAATCCTGAGAAGTTGAAGTTTGATAATATCCAAACTAAGATGGATATTGATAAAATAATTGTTCCTGCTTTTTTTACAAATCCTTTTCCTTTGTCCCAAGTGTGTAATAATAAGTTCTTAGGTTCAGGAAGTTTGTATTCAGGTAGTTCAATAATAAAAGGTTCTTCATCTTTTTTAAATAATGTATTTTTAAATAGAAGCCCTATTATAAATGCAATAACTATTCCCAAAATATATAGAGAACAAACTATTTCAAATTGGCGTCCAGGAAAGAATATAGACGTAAATAGTGCATAAACAGGAAGTCTTGCATTACAGGACATAAGTGGTACTAATAATGCAGCAAGTTTCCTATCTTTTTCACTTTCAAGTGTTCTTGCTGACATTATAGCAGGCACTGAACATCCAAAACCAACTAACATAGGAATAAATGCTTTACCTGAAAGACCCATTTTTCTCATTAGTTTATCCATTAAGAAAGCTACTCTTGCCATATAACCGCTATCTTCAAGTAAAGATATACCTAAAAATAAAGTTAATATAATTGGAAGGAAGACTAATATAGAACCTACACCTCCAACTATTCCATCAACTAATAGAGATTTAAACCAAGGACTATTAGTTGCTAGTAATGAATTTAGAAAAGGTATAAGTTGTTCATTTAGTATATCATCTAAAAAGTCTGAAAGTGGCTGTCCAACCCATGTAAAAGTAAATTTAAATATTATAAGCATTATGCCTATAAAAATTGGATAAGCAAGAAATTTATTTAATAATATTTTATCTATTTTATCCTTTATAATTAGTGTATCTTTAGATGATTTAGTTATACATTTATTTAAGATAGACTCAATATAAGAATAAGTTTCTTTTTCAGTATTAAATTCAGGATAATTAAAATCATTATCATTAATAACACCAGAATTTTGAGAGTTTAAAAGACTCTCTTTTAAATCATTCAATCCTTGTCCCTTAGAAGCTGACATAGGAAATATAGCAGTTACACCAAGTTCATTTTTTAGTTTATCCACGTTTATATTTATGCCTTTTGATTCAGCTACATCAATCATGTTTAAAACAATAACTATAGGTTTATTAAATTGTCTTAATTGAGTAGTAAGATATAAGTTTCTATCTAAATTAGATGCATCTACTATATTTACAATTACATCTGCATCTCCTGTTAATAGAAAATTCTTAGAAACCTTTTCTTCATTAGAATAAGTATCCATTGCGTATATACCAGGCAAGTCCACTATTTTAATGCACTTGTTTAAATATCCTTCTTTTCTTTCTACTGTAACGCCAGCCCAGTTTCCAACATATTGATTGGACCCAGTCAAAGCATTAAATAAAGTAGTTTTTCCTACGTTGGGATTACCAACTAATGCTACTGTTAACATTTTAGTCCTCCTTCAAAGTAATGTTTTTAGCATCTTTTTTTCTTATGGCTAGGTCAAAACCTCTAACGCTTATTATAATAGGATCTCCTAAAGGGGCTGAAGTTTTAAATGTTACTCCAGTACCCTCAATACATCCTAAAGCTAAAAGACGTTTTGAAAGTTTTTCATCACCATGTATATGTTCTATAAAACCCATTTCACCAGGTCTTAAATCTAATATGCTCATTATGTACTTCCCCCTAAGTGTAAATATGAAAATCATTATCAAGCAAAATATATCATCAATTAAAGTGATTGTCAATAAAATATGAAAGTATGGGGTGTAGTAATGGTTTCCAAAATAAAAATTATGAAAATGTTCACAAAGCATAGAAAATATGAGATAATAAAAATATTGATATTTTAAATAAAGCTTATGCATATCTAGAAAAGAGTGATTTAGTGATTAAAAGAGAAAATAGTATAAAAATTGATGACGAGTCTAAAGAGTTTGCACTAAAAATTGATGGGAAAGATGATATATATAAGGATGCAATATTTTTTGATCTTGAACATTATCTTTACAAGAAGCCTATATGTATAGGAGTATTTGGGTGTTGCTATTTTGACAACGATAGTCATGAACTTAAAGTTACACAATATATGATTGAAAATAAAAAAGATGCACCGGAAATATTAAAATTATCAGAAGAGTATTTTAAGGAAATGTATGAAAAGTATAATAAAAAATATATTGTTACTTTTTCAGGTAATAATGATTTTAATGTAATTGAGTATCTATATAATAAAAATAAAATAGAATTTAATATAGATGAGCATTTTAAAAAGGTTGATCTTCAAAGAGAATACGAAAAGCTTATGGGAGAGAACATAGGACTTAAAAATTTAGAAAAGAAATTTGATATAATGAGAGAAAGTGAAGTTATAAGTGGATCAAATTTATCTAAAACATTCTGTAAGGTAATGAAGGATTTTGATTATATAAATAGAATGCCAGAAGAAAAACGACAAAGAATTCTTTTATATAATGAACAAGATGTATCAAGTTTGTTTTATATATACTTGCAATGGAAAAAGTATTTAAAAAAAGAAGAAAAAAATCAATAGTTTTTATAGTCTTGACAAAGTCCCCGGATAATTGGGGGCTTTATTTTTATCTATTATTGGCAATAATATCAAATAGTTAAAATTATAAGTAAAGGAGATTTAAAAGATGAGCTTACAAGTATTTGTAATAGGTTTAATAATAGGAAGTTTTCTGAATCTTTGTATATGTAGAATACCTAAAAATGAGTCTATAGTTTATCCAGCATCACATTGCACAAGCTGTCAAAATAAAATAAAACCATATGACTTAATACCTATTATAAGTTATATAATATTAAAAGGAAAATGTAGATATTGTGAAGAAAAAATCTCCATTAATTCACCAATTATAGAGTGTCTTACTGGAGTGATTTTTTTAGGAGTATATTTAAAGTATGGATTAACAATAGAATTTGTAAAATATTTATTTTTATGCAGTTTTTTAATTATAATTGGATGTATAGATTATAATACAACAGAGGTATATTTTAGTACTACTAGTATTGGAATTATAGTTGGAATAATATTTATATTAATAAATTGGTATTTAAATTTGCCAATTAAGACGTATTTTTTAGGAGCTATTATTGCAGGAATGGTTATTAGTTTAATTATAATATTAACTGATGGAATGGGATGGGGAGATGTAGAGATATGTGTTCTTTCGAGCATATATTTGGGGGCAAGATTAACAATTTTAATGCTTTTTTTATCATTTATAATAGGAGCAATAGTGGGTGTTCTACTTATTATATATAAGAAAAAAAGTAGAAAAGACTACATAGCATTTGGACCGAGTATAGTTATTGCTACATTAACTACTATATATGCAGGAGAAAATATTATAAAATGGTATTTAAATATTGGATTATATTAGTAATAAAAAACAAGATACCCGAAATTTCTTCTAGCTTTAGAAAGAAATTTCGGGTATTTGAACACTAATTTGTAGTTTTTATATTTTTACTATGAAGCATAAGTGTAAAAAAAAGTCCAATAAATGCAAGTATTGCAGATGCTATAAACATATGTTTAAATCCTGCATTAATTGTGCTTTGAAAAGCATGTTCTATAGTAGCTCTACTATGTTCTATTTTATTTAAATAATCCACTTTAAAGTTAGCTGCAAATGGATTTCCATGAGGTATCATCTTATCAATCATAGATGATGAAAACTCTTTAGTTTTATCTACTATAGTTGATATATCTGCTGATTTAAATTTATCAATCATATTAGGAGAAATGGCTTTTGATATATCAATATTTCCAGCGCTTTTAGGTATATTTAAAGGAGGCATAACCATTTTTATATTCTGAGTTACGTTTTTAGATGCTTCAACAATGAAGTTTACCATTATATTTGGAGAGAGTGTAACACCTATTGAACGAATTAAGGACAATGTTGATAATGCTGAAGCTGACTCAGACTGAGATACATAGCTTAACATTAAATAGTTTAATGGTGTTCCCATAGTAAATCCCATTCCAAATCCCATAAATGCAAGTCCTATAAATATATTTATAAAAGTTAAATGAGAAGTTACGAACAATCCTAAGAATAAGGCGCCTATAATAGTACATATAAATCCAATGGACATTATGATTTTAGCTGAATATTTATCAATGATTTTTCCACCTAAAGGAGCCGCTATTCCTGAAAATATAGCCATAAGGGTAACGAGGTATCCACCACTACCAGTCTTGATTTTTAACACATTTTCTGCAAATTGAGGAACAAAAACAACGCCCATAAGTCCAGTTCCAACTATAAAACTTATTATAAGAGTTAGAAGGATTTCTTTGTTTCTAAAATATTTTAAATTTAATATAGGGTCTTGTGCTGTTTGTTCTATTAAAATAAATATTGGTAAAGCTATGATAAATATTAAAAGAAAAGGGTATACAGATGTACTTTTAATACTGTCTTTAAAATGGAAGAAATTTAGATTAGTTAAAGCATACATAAGAGATGCTATAACTATACTTAAAGTAACGCTTCCTTTTAAATCAAGAGGACCTATGACATCCGATTTACTTTCCTCTAAATTTGTACTTAGAAGTAATATAATTATACTAATAGGAATGTTTATAAAGAAAATCCATCCCCAATGGTCATTTCCTGCTATGTTCAGAATAGTAGATCCTAAGGTTGGTCCAAGTATTGTAGCAATACCATATATAGAACCTACAAGTCCCAGAGCAGTTCCCCGTTTTTCTTTTGGAAAGCTTTGTCCTATCATAGCTGTTGCAATTGGCATTATTCCTCCACCACCAAATGCTTGAATTATTCTTGAAAATAGTAGTAATTTAAAATCACCAAAAAAATTATTAAGACCACAAAGTGTTGAACCTAATACAAAGATAAGAATACTTAGATTATAGACTTTTTTTCGGCCATATATATCTGATAATTTACTTGAAATAGGCATAGAAACTGCATAGGATAATGTGTATATAGTAATCATCCAAACTCCAAGATTTTCACTAATGTTTAGATTATTACTTATTATAGTTCTGGCAGGAGATACTATACCGCTATCAATAGCGCCCATAAATATACCTAGTAAAAAAACAATAAGTGCTGTTGAATGATTTTTTTTAGTCATATAAAAAGACTCCTTTCATTGAATGAACTATGTTCATATAAAGATAAAATATATAAATATATAACTGCATGCTATATATTTATATATTCAAGAAATTATACAATTGTTCAAAAGATATATAATGAGTTTTGGTAAGGTAAAAAAGATTTGAAACTATAAAATGAGCAAAATCATAAGAATTTACATCTTTTTTGATGGTTCCATTATTTTTTTCTATATCAATAAGCTCACTAAGACATTTATATAAATTTGAAAAATCTGTATTTCGTTTACATTTTGTACCCTTTACAGAAGAAATCTCATAAAATACAGAGATATAATCTCCTAAAAATAAATCAAAAGATTTATAAATTTGTTCTAACTTTTCTTTAAAAGAAAGACTATTATTTTTTAGTTGTTCAATAAGATTTATACTTTTATTAAAGTCATTTTTTAATATTTCCATAACTAATTCATCTTTTGTAGAAAAATAATTATAAAATGTTCCTATTCCTATATTACAACATTTTGCTATTTGACGTATGTTTAATGATTTGTAATTTTCTTTTAAAAGAATTTTTTTGCTTTCTTTTAAAATAGTATCTTTAACATTTTCTAATATTTTAGGCATTCAAATAAACCACCTTTTTATAAATTGCATTGGTATTATATCACTTATCTGATTAATGTCAATATATTTTAACAAATATTGACAAAATATCTAGGAAAATTATATAATAAAAAATATAATACTATTATAGTACACGGAGAGGAGAAGAGTAAAGTGTTTACTCCCATAAAGAATACAAAAGTTTATGAGCATGTAATAAACCAAATTAAAGAGATGATTAAGGATGGAACATTAAAAGGAGGGGACAAGCTCCCATCAGAGAGAGACTTAGTAGAAAAATTAGGAGTTAGTAGAGCATCTATAAGAGAGGCATTAAGGGTATTGGAGATAGTAGGGATAGTTGAGTGTAAACAAGGTGAGGGGAATTTTATAAGATCAAATTTCGAAGATACTTTATTAGAACCATTGTCTATTATGTTTATGCTTAATGATTGCAAATTAAAGGAGATTTTTCAGCTAAGAAAAGTTATTGAAATAGAAACAGCTGCATTAGCTGCTAAACAAATAACTGACGATGAAATTATAGAAATAAAAAAGATAATTACAGATATTGAAATTTCAGAAGATGAAGATGAAAAAGTTAAATTAGATACTAAGTTTCATTATGCTGTTGCTAAAGCCACTCAAAATTTTCTTATAGTAAGTATACTAAATAGTGTATCTACTCTTATGGATTCTTTCATTAAAGATGCAAGAAAAAATATTATTAGTAAATTACATAAAGATGATATTGATAAACAACATGAAGAAATATGGGAAGCATTAAAAACTCATAATCCAATTGCAGCTGCAAGTTCTATGAGAAAACATTTGGATTTAATAAATCAGGATTTAACAAGTAGAGGAGCGTGATACTCTGATCTGAAATATTACATGTATTTCAGATCAGAGTATTATTTATCGACATTATTGTTAAATAAATAACAAACAATAACACCAAAAATATGTTTTAGAAATTTATGCTAAAAGTATTTAATGGGCACTTGTTGGAAACGTTATCACGCGCTATATTTTCGGTAAAATTTGAAATGTTAAAAAAATAACAATTATAGAAATTGTGTGAACATTATGATAATATGAAATTAAAGGAAAGATGGTCATACCAATTAATAAATTAACTAAAATTTAGAATTCATTTTGGAGGGGAAAATATGAATATGTATTTATTATGTTTAATAGCACTTATTCCTATAGTATGGTTAATGGTATCATTAGGTGCTTTAAAAATGCCAGGACATAAGACCTGTCCAGCTACTCTAGCTTTAATAATTGTACTAGCAGTTGTAGTATGGAAAATGCCAATATTAGATGCACTTACGGCAACGCTTGAAGGTACAGCACTTGCAATTTGGCCAATCATGTTAGTAATCATAGCGGCAGTTTTTACTTATAATCTTTCTATGTATACAAAAAGTATGGATATTATAAAGAAAATAATGACAAGCATTACAACAGATAAAAGAATCCTAGTATTAATACTAGCTTGGGGATTTGGAGGATTCTTGGAAGCAATAGCCGGTTTTGGAACAGCAGTTGCAATCCCAGCAAGTATTATGGCAGCTTTAGGATTTGATCCAGTATTTGCAGCAATAATTTGTCTTATAGCAAACACTACTCCAACAGCTTTTGGAGCTATAGGAATTCCAGTATCAACTCTTGCTAAAGTAGCAGGATTAGACCCAGGAATGCTTAGTTATGCGGTTGCGCTTCAACTTGGAGTATTAATAGCAATAGTACCAATATTATTAGTAATGATAACAGAAAAGAATGTAAAAGCAATAAAAGGAGTATTTGGTATATCTCTAGCTTCAGGACTTGCTTTTGCAATACCAGAAGTATTAGCAGCAAAATATATGGGAGCTGAATTACCAGCTTTACTTGGAAGTATAGTTTGTATGGGAGTTACTATATTAATGGCTAAAGTGTTCTATAAGGATACAGCAGCTAAAGATGTTGAAAAGATTTCATTTAAAAAAGGAGTAATAGCTTGGATACCATTTATTTTAGTATTCTTGATAATAATTGTTACAAGTCCATTATTCTCAACAATTAATACTGCATTATCACAAATAAAAACAGCAGTACCTATATACACAGGTCCAGGAGCGAAACCGTATACATTTAAATGGATAGCAACTCCAGGTACTCTTATAATAATAGCAACATGTATAGGTGGATTAATTCAGGGTGCCAAATTTGGTGAAATTATGAAAGTGTTATTTGATACAGCAAAACAAATGACAAAGTCAGCTATAACAATAGTATCAATAGTTTCACTTGCTAAGGTAATGGGATACAGTGGAATGATAACTGCAATTGCAGCTGTATTGGTTAAGATAACTGGAGGATTTTACCCATTCATAGCACCAGTTATAGGAGCCCTTGGAACATTTGTAACAGGTAGTGATACTTCAGCAAATGTATTATTTGGAGAACTTCAAGTTCAAGTTGCAAATTCATTACATTTAAGTCCATATTGGCTTGCAGCAGCTAATACAGGTGGAGCTACAGCAGGAAAGATGATCTCACCACAAAGTATCGCGGTTGCAACAGCGGCTACTGGAATACAAGGAACAGAAGGTAAGATACTTAATGGAACACTTAAATTCTGTTTAGCATATGTAATCATTTTAGGTTGTATTGCTTACTTTGGAGGAAGTTTTGCTCCGCAGTAAGATTAAAAATAAAAAGATAACATAGATATAATAAAAATGGTAGGATGACTTACCTTAAATTTTAAATATCTGATTGGGGGATTAATTATGGAAATTCTAGTTTGTATTAAACAGGTACCTGGAACAAGCAAAGTCGAAGTAGATCCTATTACAGGAGTACTAAAGAGAGACGGCATAGATTCAAAAATGAATCCTTATGATTTATTCGCCCTAGAAACAGCCTTTAGAATTAGACAACAAAAAGGCGGAGAAGTAAATGTAATAACAATGGGCCCACCTCAAGCTAAAGAAATAATAAAAGAAGCTTTTATGATGGGGGCGGATGAAGGTACATTACTTTCAGATAGAAAATTTGCTGGTGCAGATGTACTTGCAACAGCGTATACAATATCTCAAGGAGTTAAAATGACAGGAAATCCTGATCTTATAATATGTGGTAAACAGACAACAGATGGGGATACAGCTCAGGTTGGACCTGAAATGGCAGAATATTTAAAAATTCCACATGTAGCTAATGTCAGAAGAATTGTAGAAGTTAAGGAAAAGTCAATAACAGTTGAAATGGATATGCCTGAAACAGTAGAAATACAAGAGATTAAGTATCCATGTCTTATAACTGTAGAAAAGGATATTTTCACATCAAGACTACCATCTTATAAGATGAAGTTATCAACTAAAGAAAAAGAAATCAAAGTATTTGGATTAAAAGATTTTGAAGATATAGAAGAAAATCATTATGGATTAAATGGTTCGGCAACACAAGTTGAGAGGATATTCCCACCAGAAGTAAATACAGATAAAGAGATGTGGGAAGGAAATGAAGAAGAGCTTACTGATAAATTGCTAGAAAAACTTAAAGAACTTAAATTTGTATAAAACTAGAATATATATTTAGAACCTGGTACATGGAACTTATAATTCAGTATAAAAGGTTCCTAGCACCTAAATAAGACCTATTGCTTTAAAAAAATCAAGGGGGATTTATTATGGGAAAATTAGTTATTCATGAAGATAGATTAAACAAAGAAGTTATTGAAGAGTTGATAAAAGTTTGTCCGTTTGGAGCTATGGAAGAGAAAAGTGGAAAATTAGAAATATCTGCAGCATGTAAAATGTGTAAGCTATGTGTTAGAAAAGGTCCAAAAGATGTAGTTGAATATGTAGAGGAAGAAATTCAACATATAGATAAAGATCTTTGGAAGGGAATAACAGTATATGTTGATCATGTAGAAGGAGAGATTCACCCTGTAACATATGAGCTCATAGGAAAAGGAAAAGAACTTGCAGGAAAGATAAATCATCCAGTATATGCTTTATTTATAGGTCATAATATCAAAGATAAAGCAGAAGAGTTATTACATTACGGAGCAGATAAAGTATTTGTTTATGATTATGAAGAACTAAAGGAATTCAGAATAGAACCATATGCAGCAGCATTTGAAGATTTTATACAAAAGGTTAAGCCATCATCAATTTTAGTTGGAGCAACTACAGTTGGTAGATCACTTGCACCAAGAGTTGCAGCTAGATTTAAAACTGGGCTTACAGCAGACTGTACGATACTTGATATGAAGGAAAATACAGACTTAGTTCAAATAAGACCAGCTTTTGGTGGAAACATAATGGCTCAAATTATAACTAGCAATAATAGACCTCAATTTGCCACAGTTAGATATAAAATATTCTCACCTTTAGAAAGAAATGAAGAATGTAAAGGGGAAATTGTAAACTGTGAAATGGATTCAAATAAGTTTGAATCAGGAATAAAAGTTCTTAGTATAACTAAAAAAGAAAAAGAAGTAAGTATATCTGATGCAGAAGTTATAATAGCAGCAGGTAGAGGAATTAAATCAGAAAAAGATATGAAACTTATTGAAGAACTAGCTAATAAGTTAGGTGGACAAATAGCTGGAACAAGACCTCTTGTTGAAGCAGGCTGGATAGATGCA containing:
- a CDS encoding prepilin peptidase — translated: MSLQVFVIGLIIGSFLNLCICRIPKNESIVYPASHCTSCQNKIKPYDLIPIISYIILKGKCRYCEEKISINSPIIECLTGVIFLGVYLKYGLTIEFVKYLFLCSFLIIIGCIDYNTTEVYFSTTSIGIIVGIIFILINWYLNLPIKTYFLGAIIAGMVISLIIILTDGMGWGDVEICVLSSIYLGARLTILMLFLSFIIGAIVGVLLIIYKKKSRKDYIAFGPSIVIATLTTIYAGENIIKWYLNIGLY
- a CDS encoding electron transfer flavoprotein subunit beta/FixA family protein → MEILVCIKQVPGTSKVEVDPITGVLKRDGIDSKMNPYDLFALETAFRIRQQKGGEVNVITMGPPQAKEIIKEAFMMGADEGTLLSDRKFAGADVLATAYTISQGVKMTGNPDLIICGKQTTDGDTAQVGPEMAEYLKIPHVANVRRIVEVKEKSITVEMDMPETVEIQEIKYPCLITVEKDIFTSRLPSYKMKLSTKEKEIKVFGLKDFEDIEENHYGLNGSATQVERIFPPEVNTDKEMWEGNEEELTDKLLEKLKELKFV
- a CDS encoding TetR/AcrR family transcriptional regulator; translated protein: MPKILENVKDTILKESKKILLKENYKSLNIRQIAKCCNIGIGTFYNYFSTKDELVMEILKNDFNKSINLIEQLKNNSLSFKEKLEQIYKSFDLFLGDYISVFYEISSVKGTKCKRNTDFSNLYKCLSELIDIEKNNGTIKKDVNSYDFAHFIVSNLFYLTKTHYISFEQLYNFLNI
- a CDS encoding FeoA family protein; this encodes MSILDLRPGEMGFIEHIHGDEKLSKRLLALGCIEGTGVTFKTSAPLGDPIIISVRGFDLAIRKKDAKNITLKED
- a CDS encoding electron transfer flavoprotein subunit alpha/FixB family protein yields the protein MGKLVIHEDRLNKEVIEELIKVCPFGAMEEKSGKLEISAACKMCKLCVRKGPKDVVEYVEEEIQHIDKDLWKGITVYVDHVEGEIHPVTYELIGKGKELAGKINHPVYALFIGHNIKDKAEELLHYGADKVFVYDYEELKEFRIEPYAAAFEDFIQKVKPSSILVGATTVGRSLAPRVAARFKTGLTADCTILDMKENTDLVQIRPAFGGNIMAQIITSNNRPQFATVRYKIFSPLERNEECKGEIVNCEMDSNKFESGIKVLSITKKEKEVSISDAEVIIAAGRGIKSEKDMKLIEELANKLGGQIAGTRPLVEAGWIDAKQQIGLSGRTVKPKLIITVGIQGSVQFVAGMNNSDTIIAINKDPNASIFNVAHYGIVGDLYEIIPNLIQQLDREEAITEVASSL
- a CDS encoding FeoB-associated Cys-rich membrane protein translates to MEKLFVIILGILAVFILVRSFKKKASGGGCDCGSCSSHCAMYNLDSEEKNSEKDNIENNK
- a CDS encoding FadR/GntR family transcriptional regulator; translated protein: MFTPIKNTKVYEHVINQIKEMIKDGTLKGGDKLPSERDLVEKLGVSRASIREALRVLEIVGIVECKQGEGNFIRSNFEDTLLEPLSIMFMLNDCKLKEIFQLRKVIEIETAALAAKQITDDEIIEIKKIITDIEISEDEDEKVKLDTKFHYAVAKATQNFLIVSILNSVSTLMDSFIKDARKNIISKLHKDDIDKQHEEIWEALKTHNPIAAASSMRKHLDLINQDLTSRGA
- the feoB gene encoding ferrous iron transport protein B, with amino-acid sequence MLTVALVGNPNVGKTTLFNALTGSNQYVGNWAGVTVERKEGYLNKCIKIVDLPGIYAMDTYSNEEKVSKNFLLTGDADVIVNIVDASNLDRNLYLTTQLRQFNKPIVIVLNMIDVAESKGININVDKLKNELGVTAIFPMSASKGQGLNDLKESLLNSQNSGVINDNDFNYPEFNTEKETYSYIESILNKCITKSSKDTLIIKDKIDKILLNKFLAYPIFIGIMLIIFKFTFTWVGQPLSDFLDDILNEQLIPFLNSLLATNSPWFKSLLVDGIVGGVGSILVFLPIILTLFLGISLLEDSGYMARVAFLMDKLMRKMGLSGKAFIPMLVGFGCSVPAIMSARTLESEKDRKLAALLVPLMSCNARLPVYALFTSIFFPGRQFEIVCSLYILGIVIAFIIGLLFKNTLFKKDEEPFIIELPEYKLPEPKNLLLHTWDKGKGFVKKAGTIILSISILVWILSNFNFSGLTEINNSFLAYIGRALTPIFKPLGFGNWQSSVSLLAGLMAKEVVVSTMEVIFGGNLQVLLPQYFTTVSAYAFLTFTLLYTPCITTIGTMKKEFGNKMTIFSVVYQLILAWGISFLVYNIGNFIM
- a CDS encoding ribonuclease H-like domain-containing protein; this encodes MIKRENSIKIDDESKEFALKIDGKDDIYKDAIFFDLEHYLYKKPICIGVFGCCYFDNDSHELKVTQYMIENKKDAPEILKLSEEYFKEMYEKYNKKYIVTFSGNNDFNVIEYLYNKNKIEFNIDEHFKKVDLQREYEKLMGENIGLKNLEKKFDIMRESEVISGSNLSKTFCKVMKDFDYINRMPEEKRQRILLYNEQDVSSLFYIYLQWKKYLKKEEKNQ
- a CDS encoding L-lactate permease → MNMYLLCLIALIPIVWLMVSLGALKMPGHKTCPATLALIIVLAVVVWKMPILDALTATLEGTALAIWPIMLVIIAAVFTYNLSMYTKSMDIIKKIMTSITTDKRILVLILAWGFGGFLEAIAGFGTAVAIPASIMAALGFDPVFAAIICLIANTTPTAFGAIGIPVSTLAKVAGLDPGMLSYAVALQLGVLIAIVPILLVMITEKNVKAIKGVFGISLASGLAFAIPEVLAAKYMGAELPALLGSIVCMGVTILMAKVFYKDTAAKDVEKISFKKGVIAWIPFILVFLIIIVTSPLFSTINTALSQIKTAVPIYTGPGAKPYTFKWIATPGTLIIIATCIGGLIQGAKFGEIMKVLFDTAKQMTKSAITIVSIVSLAKVMGYSGMITAIAAVLVKITGGFYPFIAPVIGALGTFVTGSDTSANVLFGELQVQVANSLHLSPYWLAAANTGGATAGKMISPQSIAVATAATGIQGTEGKILNGTLKFCLAYVIILGCIAYFGGSFAPQ
- a CDS encoding MFS transporter: MTKKNHSTALIVFLLGIFMGAIDSGIVSPARTIISNNLNISENLGVWMITIYTLSYAVSMPISSKLSDIYGRKKVYNLSILIFVLGSTLCGLNNFFGDFKLLLFSRIIQAFGGGGIMPIATAMIGQSFPKEKRGTALGLVGSIYGIATILGPTLGSTILNIAGNDHWGWIFFINIPISIIILLLSTNLEESKSDVIGPLDLKGSVTLSIVIASLMYALTNLNFFHFKDSIKSTSVYPFLLIFIIALPIFILIEQTAQDPILNLKYFRNKEILLTLIISFIVGTGLMGVVFVPQFAENVLKIKTGSGGYLVTLMAIFSGIAAPLGGKIIDKYSAKIIMSIGFICTIIGALFLGLFVTSHLTFINIFIGLAFMGFGMGFTMGTPLNYLMLSYVSQSESASALSTLSLIRSIGVTLSPNIMVNFIVEASKNVTQNIKMVMPPLNIPKSAGNIDISKAISPNMIDKFKSADISTIVDKTKEFSSSMIDKMIPHGNPFAANFKVDYLNKIEHSRATIEHAFQSTINAGFKHMFIASAILAFIGLFFTLMLHSKNIKTTN